A single region of the Jatrophihabitans sp. GAS493 genome encodes:
- a CDS encoding HNH endonuclease signature motif containing protein has translation MVEGPGADASARVAGLLRALAVAMDEVFQAHLESFASAELLELVQGWEAHSRRAVTVDQLLLSTLMSRGVAGEYGFSSPQALLADLLRIDPREAKDRVRAAEDLGPRRGLTGEELEPVFPLVAAEQKAGVISAAHAKVIVSTLDRLRPDLDFEHGARVQGELVEQARWFNPRDLAKVAMRIVAHLDPDGAEPRDAQHQRERSFTLGKRCDGMFIPTGALTPACGALLEAVLDSLSAPAPAADGPGGVLEPDRRTPGQRRHDAIEDASRRLLADGGLPSSGGVATTLLITMTEEQFRTQQGYATTTHNDLISIPEAMRLAGEAEVVSVVLNAEGGVISHGRERRLASPGQRLALYARDRGCCFPGCEMPVQWTQVHHQKPWQYGGETSIQTMALLCGHHHRTFEERGWTLHIVDGVPWWTPPKHVDPTQKPRRNRQHHPATMAPV, from the coding sequence ATGGTTGAGGGGCCAGGAGCAGACGCGTCGGCACGGGTTGCCGGTCTCCTGCGTGCACTGGCGGTGGCCATGGACGAGGTGTTCCAGGCGCACTTGGAGTCGTTCGCTTCGGCTGAGTTGCTGGAGTTGGTACAGGGCTGGGAGGCACATTCCCGCCGGGCGGTCACGGTGGATCAGCTGCTCCTATCGACCCTGATGTCGCGTGGGGTGGCCGGAGAATACGGCTTCTCATCCCCTCAAGCTTTGCTGGCTGATCTGCTGCGGATCGACCCGCGGGAGGCCAAGGACCGGGTCCGGGCGGCCGAGGATCTTGGTCCACGGAGAGGACTGACCGGAGAAGAGTTGGAGCCGGTCTTCCCGCTGGTCGCCGCGGAGCAGAAGGCGGGCGTGATATCGGCGGCCCATGCGAAAGTGATCGTCTCCACGCTAGACCGCTTGCGCCCGGACTTGGACTTCGAGCACGGAGCACGCGTCCAGGGCGAGCTGGTCGAGCAGGCTCGGTGGTTCAATCCGCGGGACTTGGCAAAGGTCGCGATGCGGATAGTTGCGCATCTGGACCCCGATGGAGCTGAACCCAGAGACGCCCAGCATCAGCGAGAGCGGTCGTTCACGCTCGGCAAGCGCTGCGATGGGATGTTCATCCCGACTGGGGCCTTGACGCCGGCCTGCGGAGCGTTGCTGGAGGCGGTCCTCGACTCGTTGTCCGCCCCAGCGCCTGCCGCCGACGGCCCCGGCGGTGTCCTGGAGCCGGATCGTCGTACCCCGGGGCAGCGTCGTCACGACGCGATCGAGGACGCCTCGCGGCGGTTATTGGCTGATGGAGGCTTACCGAGCAGTGGCGGGGTGGCGACGACGTTGCTGATCACGATGACTGAAGAGCAGTTCCGCACCCAGCAGGGTTATGCCACCACCACCCACAACGACCTGATCTCGATTCCGGAGGCCATGCGGCTGGCCGGGGAAGCCGAGGTCGTGTCGGTGGTGCTGAACGCTGAGGGTGGCGTTATCAGCCATGGACGGGAGCGCCGTCTAGCTTCACCCGGCCAACGGCTGGCGTTGTACGCGCGGGACCGCGGCTGCTGTTTCCCCGGATGCGAAATGCCAGTGCAGTGGACTCAGGTTCACCACCAGAAACCGTGGCAGTACGGCGGAGAGACCTCAATCCAGACAATGGCATTGCTCTGTGGGCACCACCATCGCACCTTCGAAGAACGGGGCTGGACGCTGCACATCGTCGACGGAGTGCCTTGGTGGACTCCGCCGAAGCATGTCGATCCGACCCAGAAACCAAGGCGAAACCGACAGCACCACCCTGCGACCATGGCACCGGTCTGA
- a CDS encoding GNAT family N-acetyltransferase gives MQIRRAVVADALGIAELHVKSWQVGYLGLIPQTYLDGLEPQQRLLRWQTSTEEASWPDRGVLVAEDDGGVIVGFANLCPTRDPDARADTGVGVGAGSIGEITSFYVLPSTWRQGIGRRLMTASVEMLAYAGYAEATLWVTEGNDRAIDFYSALGWVPDGAVKDDVVAGAAIRDLRYRHALR, from the coding sequence ATGCAGATTCGCCGGGCGGTCGTCGCGGATGCCCTGGGCATCGCCGAACTGCACGTGAAGTCCTGGCAGGTCGGCTATTTGGGACTGATTCCGCAAACCTATCTGGACGGGTTGGAGCCGCAGCAGCGATTGCTGCGCTGGCAGACCTCGACCGAAGAGGCCTCCTGGCCGGACCGCGGCGTCCTGGTCGCCGAGGATGATGGCGGCGTCATCGTCGGGTTCGCCAACCTCTGCCCGACGCGCGACCCCGATGCGCGTGCGGATACCGGTGTCGGTGTCGGTGCCGGTTCGATCGGTGAGATCACCTCCTTCTACGTGCTCCCCAGTACCTGGCGCCAGGGGATCGGACGGCGGCTGATGACGGCCAGCGTCGAGATGCTCGCCTACGCCGGGTACGCCGAGGCGACTCTATGGGTGACCGAGGGGAATGACCGGGCCATCGATTTCTACTCGGCCCTCGGATGGGTACCCGATGGCGCGGTGAAGGACGACGTGGTGGCTGGGGCGGCGATACGGGATCTGCGATACCGGCATGCACTGCGCTGA
- a CDS encoding UDP-N-acetylmuramate dehydrogenase gives MAPTFAELTTMRVGGASRDFAMATETAQLVELVRRADTDAVPLLVMGGGSNLVVGDAGWDGLTVKIATSGIDISGTTVSADAGVNWDELVALTVADGLSGLEALSGIPGSVGGTPVQNVGAFGAHTSDVLTSVTLLDRDSGEISQWGSERCGFGSHRQSTFKNTDRFVLLRVTYELRRSRQSAPMTFAEVARRLDIEVGGTADPVDVREVVLSQRRRRGSIYDPADSDTWGVGSFFLNPVLQEVPPQADGSPRFPDPKGTKVPAGWLIERAGFAPGYGAEWGRGSVRLSTKHALVITNRGDATTSEVMGFAGHIRDGVEERFGIRLTPECRLVNCALGVSAPESPVIHS, from the coding sequence GTGGCGCCGACCTTTGCTGAACTCACGACGATGCGGGTAGGTGGCGCGAGCCGCGACTTCGCAATGGCCACGGAGACCGCGCAGCTGGTCGAGTTGGTGCGCCGGGCCGATACTGACGCAGTGCCCCTGCTGGTGATGGGCGGCGGCTCGAATCTGGTTGTCGGCGACGCCGGCTGGGACGGCCTCACCGTGAAGATCGCGACCAGCGGTATCGACATTTCGGGGACAACGGTGAGCGCGGATGCCGGAGTCAACTGGGACGAACTGGTGGCATTGACGGTCGCCGATGGACTCTCCGGACTGGAAGCGCTCTCGGGCATCCCCGGCTCGGTCGGGGGCACGCCGGTGCAGAACGTCGGAGCGTTCGGAGCCCATACTTCGGACGTGCTGACCTCGGTCACGCTGCTCGATCGGGACAGCGGCGAAATCAGCCAGTGGGGTAGCGAACGCTGCGGCTTCGGCAGCCACCGGCAGTCGACGTTCAAGAACACCGATCGCTTTGTGCTGCTGCGTGTCACCTATGAACTGCGCCGAAGTCGGCAGTCGGCACCGATGACCTTCGCCGAGGTGGCGCGCCGGCTCGACATCGAGGTCGGCGGCACCGCCGATCCGGTCGACGTCCGCGAGGTGGTGCTGTCGCAGCGGCGCCGTCGCGGGTCCATCTATGACCCGGCCGACAGCGACACCTGGGGCGTCGGATCGTTCTTCCTCAATCCGGTACTGCAGGAGGTGCCCCCACAGGCCGACGGCAGTCCGCGTTTCCCGGACCCGAAGGGGACGAAGGTGCCCGCCGGCTGGCTCATCGAGCGGGCCGGTTTCGCCCCCGGCTACGGCGCCGAGTGGGGTCGGGGCAGCGTCCGGCTCTCGACCAAGCACGCGCTCGTCATCACCAATCGTGGGGACGCCACCACCTCCGAGGTGATGGGATTCGCCGGACATATCCGCGACGGAGTCGAGGAGCGCTTCGGCATCCGGCTCACCCCGGAGTGCCGCCTGGTGAACTGCGCGCTCGGCGTGAGCGCTCCGGAATCGCCCGTAATTCACAGCTGA
- a CDS encoding hemerythrin domain-containing protein encodes MTHSDGQTILDVLAGDSRSITALASKLAATTDPFDENVETVQLVREIVQTHVAAEQYLHPLIRKALPDGESLAHQQFAEHRSMEEVLRNLEDVDPNTDRFKTLLAEVRDKWSANADYLEREIFPVLHEKADWAELIELADSAVGAENLGPTRPRSVAVEQHATSVLLSLSQGYIDRTIDAYTHRGHAGTDEIEARLRAGRYDDTEPAGTEG; translated from the coding sequence ATGACGCATTCGGATGGTCAGACGATCCTCGACGTGCTCGCCGGTGACTCACGCAGCATCACCGCGCTGGCCAGCAAACTAGCCGCTACGACCGACCCGTTCGACGAGAACGTGGAGACGGTCCAGCTGGTGCGCGAGATCGTGCAGACCCACGTGGCGGCCGAGCAGTACCTCCACCCGCTCATCCGCAAGGCGCTGCCTGACGGCGAGTCGCTGGCCCATCAGCAGTTCGCCGAGCACCGCTCCATGGAAGAGGTGCTGCGCAACCTCGAGGACGTCGACCCCAACACCGACCGGTTCAAGACGCTGCTGGCCGAGGTCCGCGACAAATGGAGCGCGAACGCTGACTATCTCGAGCGGGAGATCTTCCCGGTGCTGCACGAGAAGGCCGACTGGGCCGAGCTCATCGAACTGGCCGACTCCGCCGTCGGGGCGGAGAATCTGGGCCCGACGCGGCCGCGCTCGGTGGCCGTCGAGCAGCACGCGACCAGCGTTCTGCTCAGCCTCTCCCAGGGCTACATCGATCGCACCATCGACGCCTACACCCACCGTGGTCACGCCGGCACCGACGAGATCGAGGCCCGGCTGAGGGCCGGTCGCTACGACGACACTGAGCCGGCCGGCACCGAAGGCTGA